One window of Triticum dicoccoides isolate Atlit2015 ecotype Zavitan chromosome 5A, WEW_v2.0, whole genome shotgun sequence genomic DNA carries:
- the LOC119303196 gene encoding UDP-glycosyltransferase 83A1-like: MAGSAPHVMVLPFPAQGHVTPLMELSHRLVDHGFQVTFVCTDPIHKLLLDALQSNADGDNGGGEALDGIRLVSIPDGLADGDDRRDLCKFLDGISRCIPGYVEQLIRETKVRWLVGDANMRLCFEVAKKLGVRVACVFPASAAGLGTLLRLPQLIEDGFFDDKGFPKRRGAFEIAPNMPPMYTSHMPWSIDGAAEGQEVSFRLVSRNTQATSLAEIIVCNSFLDAEAAAFERFPNIVPIGPLSADQEFRKPVGQFLAEDAGCLKWLDAHPDGSVVYVAFGSFTIFDPRQFRELGEGLELTGRPFLWVVRPDFTTGGLSKAWFDEFTHRVAVNGRGIIVSWCPQQQVLAHRAVACFVSHCGWNSTMEGVRNGVPILC, from the exons ATGGCCGGCTCCGCGCCTCACGTCATGGTGCTGCCGTTCCCGGCGCAGGGCCACGTCACCCCGCTCATGGAGCTGTCGCACCGCCTCGTCGACCACGGCTTCCAGGTCACCTTCGTCTGCACCGACCCCATCCACAAGCTCCTTCTTGACGCCCTGCAAAGcaacgccgacggcgacaacggcggcggcgaggcgctggACGGGATCCGCCTGGTCTCCATACCGGACGGCCTGGCCGACGGCGACGACCGGAGGGACCTCTGCAAGTTTCTGGACGGGATCTCGCGGTGCATACCAGGCTATGTCGAGCAGCTTATCAGGGAGACCAAGGTGCGGTGGCTCGTCGGCGACGCCAACATGAGGCTGTGCTTCGAGGTTGCCAAGAAGCTCGGCGTCCGGGTCGCCTGCGTCTTCCCGGCGTCCGCGGCGGGCCTTGGGACGTTGCTCCGGCTTCCCCAGCTGATAGAGGACGGCTTCTTCGACGACAAGG GCTTCCCGAAACGACGAGGCGCGTTCGAGATCGCCCCCAACATGCCGCCGATGTACACGTCGCACATGCCCTGGAGCATCGACGGCGCCGCCGAGGGGCAGGAGGTATCCTTCCGGCTGGTGTCCCGGAACACCCAGGCGACCAGCCTAGCCGAGATCATCGTGTGCAACTCGTTCCTCGACGCCGAGGCCGCGGCGTTCGAGCGGTTTCCCAACATAGTGCCCATCGGCCCGCTGTCCGCCGATCAGGAGTTCCGGAAGCCCGTCGGGCAGTTCTTGGCGGAGGACGCGGGGTGCCTGAAGTGGCTCGACGCCCACCCCGACGGCTCCGTCGTGTACGTGGCGTTCGGCAGCTTCACCATCTTTGACCCGCGGCAGTTCCGCGAGCTCGGCGAGGGGCTGGAGCTCACCGGCCGGCCGTTCTTGTGGGTGGTGCGCCCGGACTTCACGACCGGCGGCCTGAGCAAGGCGTGGTTCGACGAGTTCACGCACCGCGTCGCCGTCAACGGCAGGGGCATCATCGTTAGCTGGTGTCCCCAGCAGCAG GTCCTCGCGCACCGCGCGGTGGCGTGCTTCGTGTCGCACTGCGGTTGGAACTCGACGATGGAGGGGGTCAGAAATGGCGTGCCGATCCTGTGCTAG